In Chloroflexota bacterium, a single genomic region encodes these proteins:
- the hslU gene encoding ATP-dependent protease ATPase subunit HslU, translated as MENLIPRVVVQELDRYIIGQAEAKKAVAVALRNRYRRRQLPEDLRREIAPKNILMIGPTGVGKTEIARRVAKLLDAPFVKVEATKFTEVGYVGRDVESIIYDLVETSVEMVHERKMQEVKVKAENLATERIISYLCEQSVLPGQRVTAKAQAQSSKAMAGAGGAITVSGEPYSSGQVEAYPRERTAEPTCPVAVSDRRSGQRPVSSDKRHFMRERKRVAELLQRKELEDAIIEIETNAEFDTFNSVLEFSGAMTVEEMTDAFQEFMQSQSALSQKRQRRVSVKEARRILTREEANKLINLDALVEEALQRVEETGVVFIDELDKIVGPRVEAGADVSGEGVQRDLLPILDGTLVQTRYGQVRTDHILFLAAGSFHNNKPADLIPELQGRFPLRIELQSLTERDLERILIEPENALTKQYQSLLSTEGVELVFAPDGIRELAHVTASMNERMENIGARRLQTVMERVLEDISFNAPEYKGEKIIIDASYVQERLHGILEDEDLSRYIL; from the coding sequence ATGGAGAATTTAATACCGAGAGTAGTAGTACAGGAATTAGATAGATATATCATCGGCCAAGCGGAAGCTAAAAAGGCCGTTGCTGTGGCCCTGCGTAACCGCTATCGCAGACGCCAATTGCCGGAGGATCTCCGGCGGGAGATTGCCCCAAAGAATATCCTTATGATTGGTCCGACCGGCGTCGGTAAGACAGAGATCGCTCGCCGTGTTGCAAAATTGCTGGACGCACCTTTTGTGAAGGTGGAGGCAACTAAATTCACAGAGGTAGGCTATGTAGGACGCGATGTGGAATCAATCATCTATGATTTAGTGGAAACTAGTGTGGAGATGGTTCACGAGCGGAAGATGCAGGAGGTTAAAGTGAAGGCTGAGAATCTGGCCACAGAACGGATCATCAGTTACCTTTGTGAACAATCGGTCCTGCCCGGTCAACGGGTGACGGCGAAGGCACAAGCGCAGTCGTCAAAAGCCATGGCTGGTGCCGGTGGCGCAATAACCGTCAGCGGCGAGCCTTACTCCTCTGGACAGGTGGAGGCATATCCAAGAGAGCGTACGGCGGAGCCAACATGTCCCGTTGCAGTTTCGGACAGGCGATCCGGACAGAGACCAGTCTCCTCCGATAAGAGGCATTTTATGCGTGAGCGGAAGCGAGTGGCCGAGCTGCTTCAGAGGAAAGAGCTGGAAGACGCCATCATCGAGATTGAGACAAACGCTGAGTTTGACACATTTAATTCAGTATTAGAGTTCTCCGGCGCTATGACCGTCGAAGAAATGACTGACGCCTTCCAGGAGTTTATGCAGAGCCAGAGTGCCTTGTCACAAAAGCGTCAGCGTAGGGTATCGGTCAAAGAAGCGCGGCGGATTCTTACCCGTGAGGAAGCAAATAAGCTCATCAACTTAGATGCGCTAGTCGAGGAAGCCTTGCAGCGTGTGGAGGAGACTGGCGTCGTCTTTATCGATGAGTTAGACAAGATTGTTGGTCCGCGCGTAGAGGCAGGGGCCGATGTCTCTGGTGAGGGAGTGCAAAGGGACCTGCTGCCCATTTTGGATGGTACACTGGTGCAAACTAGATATGGTCAGGTGCGTACTGATCACATCCTCTTTCTCGCTGCAGGATCCTTTCACAATAATAAGCCTGCGGACCTTATTCCCGAACTACAGGGTCGTTTTCCGTTGCGTATCGAGCTGCAAAGCTTGACCGAGCGTGACCTGGAGCGCATCTTAATAGAGCCGGAGAACGCTTTAACGAAGCAATATCAATCTCTCCTATCAACGGAGGGCGTTGAATTGGTTTTTGCGCCCGATGGGATTAGAGAGCTCGCTCATGTTACTGCTTCGATGAATGAGAGGATGGAGAATATCGGGGCTAGACGACTTCAAACGGTTATGGAGCGTGTGTTGGAGGACATCTCTTTTAACGCTCCGGAGTACAAAGGAGAGAAAATCATCATAGACGCTAGTTATGTGCAGGAGCGTCTACATGGCATCTTGGAGGATGAGGATCTAAGCAGATATATCCTTTGA
- a CDS encoding isoprenyl transferase, which yields MFKRNQKPANQTRQLTRIPHHVAIIMDGNGRWAKKRGLPRLAGHRAGTENIRPILEACVSYGIKTLTIYAFSTENWSRPRAEVEGLIRILADVIQRETQALHEGGVQLRHLGRLDGLPPELQRSIRAAIELTKNNSRITLNVAFNYGGRVEILEAFRRMIGDKIDSSLLNEEVMNRYLYTSGQPDPDLIIRTAGEMRLSNFLIWQAAYAEFYSTPTYWPDFDKEELYKALLAYQQRERRFGGI from the coding sequence TTGTTTAAACGTAATCAGAAACCAGCCAATCAGACCAGACAATTAACCAGAATTCCTCATCACGTAGCTATCATCATGGATGGTAACGGACGCTGGGCCAAGAAGAGGGGATTACCCCGTTTGGCTGGGCATCGGGCGGGTACCGAAAATATCCGTCCGATCCTAGAGGCGTGTGTCTCCTATGGGATAAAAACGCTGACCATCTACGCCTTCTCCACTGAGAATTGGTCAAGGCCACGCGCTGAGGTTGAGGGGTTAATTCGTATCCTGGCCGATGTCATTCAGAGGGAAACCCAGGCCCTACACGAGGGTGGGGTGCAATTACGTCATCTCGGTCGGCTTGATGGGTTACCCCCAGAGCTACAAAGGTCTATCCGTGCGGCCATCGAACTGACCAAAAATAATAGCCGTATTACTTTGAACGTCGCCTTCAATTATGGCGGGAGGGTAGAGATCCTAGAGGCGTTCCGTCGTATGATAGGGGACAAAATCGATTCCTCCCTTCTGAATGAGGAGGTGATGAATCGTTATTTATATACCAGTGGCCAGCCTGATCCAGATCTGATCATTCGGACGGCGGGTGAGATGCGCCTAAGCAACTTCCTTATCTGGCAGGCTGCTTATGCGGAATTTTATTCGACGCCGACCTACTGGCCAGATTTTGACAAAGAGGAGCTCTATAAGGCACTACTAGCCTACCAGCAGCGTGAGCGCCGTTTTGGTGGGATTTAG
- a CDS encoding elongation factor Ts: MDCKRALVEANGDFDKAMDILKQQGLAQAEKKSARAVQQGLVEAYIHAGGRIGVLVEVNCETDFVARTDEFKSLAHDIAMQIAATAPLYLSPEDMPAEVAADGAEVCLLAQPFIREPSITVGELITSKIATLGENIKVRRFTRYVLGS, from the coding sequence ATGGATTGTAAAAGGGCGCTGGTTGAAGCGAATGGCGATTTTGACAAGGCCATGGATATTTTGAAACAACAAGGCTTGGCCCAAGCAGAGAAGAAGTCCGCTCGCGCTGTGCAGCAGGGCCTGGTCGAAGCTTATATTCATGCTGGTGGTCGCATTGGAGTCCTGGTGGAGGTTAACTGTGAGACGGATTTCGTGGCCAGGACGGATGAGTTTAAGTCTCTAGCCCACGATATAGCGATGCAGATCGCAGCCACGGCGCCATTATACCTCTCTCCTGAGGATATGCCAGCCGAAGTTGCGGCAGATGGGGCAGAAGTCTGTTTGCTTGCTCAGCCATTCATCAGGGAACCAAGTATAACGGTTGGGGAACTGATAACCTCTAAGATAGCTACCCTGGGCGAAAATATCAAGGTGCGCCGCTTCACCCGCTACGTGCTTGGCAGCTGA
- a CDS encoding site-2 protease family protein encodes MIVILVSLFVLSVSLIVHELGHFIMAKLAGIKVEEFGIGYPPRLAGVRRGETVYSINLIPFGAFTRMLGEEDPSHPRSFARASKLWRTGVLMAGSGMHLLLAVLLFSAAFMAGWPTPMGTQVEVQKVLPDSPAAAAGMREGDIILAVAGHPVSNVAELRHWTRANIGNPVTIQVGRSGQDLALTVVPRAANGPLGIAIVERPLKIEPVSYGPLKALWLGSGRTFEVIVLTVYIPILIIRGLIPADWVRPIGIVGLYQLTSQAAVETITTGWWFPILGLSAVLNVGLAISNLLPIPGLDGGRLLFVAIEAIRSKRVSPEKEGLVHLIGMTVLIALMLIITYFDLLHPLPAIDWGAK; translated from the coding sequence GTGATCGTTATACTCGTTTCGCTATTTGTTCTTAGCGTGTCTCTTATCGTCCACGAATTGGGCCATTTCATTATGGCCAAGCTAGCTGGCATTAAAGTGGAGGAGTTCGGTATCGGCTATCCTCCGCGCCTTGCCGGGGTGAGACGGGGGGAGACCGTTTACTCAATTAATCTTATTCCCTTCGGAGCCTTCACGAGGATGCTCGGTGAGGAGGACCCGTCCCACCCACGCAGTTTTGCGCGGGCCAGCAAGCTATGGCGAACAGGCGTGCTGATGGCCGGTTCTGGCATGCATCTCCTCTTGGCTGTCCTGCTTTTCTCTGCGGCCTTTATGGCTGGTTGGCCTACGCCAATGGGCACACAGGTCGAGGTGCAAAAGGTGCTCCCCGATTCGCCGGCAGCAGCAGCAGGGATGAGGGAAGGCGATATTATTTTAGCTGTGGCTGGGCATCCAGTTTCCAATGTCGCTGAGCTGCGCCATTGGACTCGCGCTAATATTGGCAACCCTGTGACCATCCAGGTCGGGCGTAGTGGTCAAGACCTGGCGCTAACTGTTGTGCCCCGAGCGGCCAATGGCCCTTTAGGCATAGCCATCGTGGAACGCCCCCTAAAGATTGAGCCGGTATCCTATGGACCGTTAAAAGCCCTATGGCTTGGCAGCGGCCGAACATTTGAGGTGATCGTACTTACTGTATATATCCCCATTCTGATCATTCGTGGGCTCATCCCCGCCGACTGGGTGCGACCGATCGGTATCGTTGGCCTCTATCAGCTCACCAGTCAGGCGGCCGTCGAGACGATAACCACCGGCTGGTGGTTCCCTATATTGGGCTTATCGGCTGTACTCAATGTTGGCTTGGCCATCTCGAATCTATTGCCGATACCGGGATTAGATGGAGGGAGATTGCTCTTTGTGGCCATAGAGGCAATAAGATCAAAAAGGGTCAGCCCAGAGAAAGAAGGTTTGGTTCATTTGATCGGTATGACCGTGCTTATCGCCCTTATGCTGATTATAACCTATTTTGATCTCTTGCATCCCCTTCCAGCCATCGACTGGGGAGCTAAATAA
- the pyrH gene encoding UMP kinase: MVTYKRIVLKLSGEALLGERPYGIDPDVLSAIARQVRQLVNERGIQVGIVVGGGNIWRGMAASEQGMDRAQADYAGMLATVINSLALQDALEKHDIVTRVQSAISIFAVAEAYIRRRAIRHLEKGRVVIFAGGTGNPYFTTDTAAALRAVEIGADVLLMAKNKVDGVYEDDPRKNPQAKKFEHLSYIEALNMGLKVMDSTALSLCMDNKLPIIVFDLAVEGNIERVLAGENIGTIIS; the protein is encoded by the coding sequence GTGGTTACGTACAAACGAATCGTGCTTAAGCTGAGCGGGGAAGCTCTGCTGGGCGAAAGGCCTTACGGGATTGATCCAGATGTTCTTTCCGCCATTGCCAGGCAGGTGAGGCAGCTGGTTAATGAGCGGGGTATCCAGGTGGGTATTGTGGTGGGCGGTGGCAACATCTGGCGGGGTATGGCTGCTAGTGAGCAGGGGATGGATCGGGCCCAGGCTGATTATGCCGGGATGCTAGCCACAGTGATCAATTCTCTCGCCCTCCAGGATGCCTTGGAGAAACACGATATCGTCACTCGGGTACAATCGGCCATCAGCATCTTTGCTGTGGCGGAGGCCTACATTCGCCGTCGAGCAATCCGACATTTGGAAAAGGGGCGCGTGGTTATTTTCGCTGGTGGTACTGGCAATCCTTACTTTACTACTGATACGGCAGCAGCACTTCGGGCCGTGGAGATCGGGGCTGATGTTCTACTTATGGCCAAGAACAAGGTAGATGGCGTCTATGAGGATGATCCCCGTAAAAATCCCCAAGCGAAAAAGTTCGAACACCTCAGTTATATTGAGGCCCTCAATATGGGGCTGAAGGTGATGGATAGTACGGCGCTCTCCCTCTGCATGGATAATAAGCTACCCATCATCGTCTTCGATCTGGCAGTGGAAGGCAACATTGAACGGGTTCTTGCCGGAGAGAACATAGGGACGATAATCAGCTAA
- a CDS encoding baseplate J/gp47 family protein produces the protein MATAGREEIIYLDADDDLSSVRRRLAKLEAEQVALVLPAGRDVLSSPAAMRILRRQAKKLSIRLSIISNDPTVRRLARQESLAVFGSVESYRHAVVRHPIPSTQGRVKILLGLSLTAVFISLVALTVYLLVPEMTVVLAPASQPLSETMEIRADPSVSVVDYKARRIPARAVSLLLEGSEQVPVTGKKSTGSARAEGYVTFSNRTNNPIVIPSGTLVSTNDDIRFVTLGDANLAAMPGRIAQTKIVAVEPGSRANVGRLQITRIIGNLGYQVAVFNEEAISGGGEKEITVVAERDREQVRKKLLERMRQEALTQLKMGLRENESMPEQSVELIPLEEEYDKKVSEEARALNLKAKLRASGTTFYVKDVDNLIRQGWQPRLPPGFVISSSTLKIWPAEMIRLDGRDLVFLVRVQAKAVAQINEDRIRQSLRWKTVYEAKYYLSRSAILAKEAEVRIEPGWGKRALRIRVLVEGEATGVE, from the coding sequence GTGGCCACAGCTGGTCGTGAGGAGATCATCTATCTTGATGCCGATGATGATTTATCCTCCGTAAGGCGGAGACTGGCCAAATTGGAAGCCGAACAAGTGGCCCTGGTGCTGCCGGCGGGTAGGGATGTGTTATCCAGCCCAGCGGCCATGCGTATACTGCGCCGGCAGGCAAAGAAGCTTTCTATACGGCTGTCAATCATCAGTAACGATCCTACAGTCAGACGCCTCGCTCGTCAAGAGAGCTTAGCGGTATTTGGCTCCGTAGAAAGCTATCGGCATGCGGTGGTCAGGCACCCTATTCCCTCAACTCAGGGAAGGGTCAAGATATTGTTAGGTCTTAGCTTGACGGCCGTTTTCATCTCCCTTGTTGCCCTCACCGTTTATCTTTTAGTGCCTGAGATGACCGTCGTCCTCGCCCCGGCCTCACAACCTTTATCTGAAACAATGGAAATCAGGGCCGATCCATCTGTAAGCGTAGTGGATTACAAGGCACGGCGAATCCCAGCCCGAGCGGTCTCTCTACTTTTGGAGGGGTCAGAGCAGGTGCCAGTTACCGGTAAGAAATCGACTGGAAGCGCTAGGGCTGAGGGATATGTGACCTTCTCGAATCGCACAAACAATCCGATCGTCATCCCGAGTGGTACTTTAGTAAGCACCAACGATGATATCCGCTTTGTTACCTTAGGGGATGCTAATCTGGCAGCGATGCCCGGCCGCATCGCCCAGACCAAAATTGTGGCCGTCGAGCCGGGCAGTCGAGCAAACGTCGGTCGTCTTCAGATCACGAGGATTATTGGGAATCTAGGTTACCAGGTGGCTGTGTTCAACGAGGAGGCGATCAGTGGTGGAGGGGAGAAGGAGATCACCGTGGTAGCTGAGCGAGATAGGGAACAGGTAAGAAAAAAGCTGTTGGAAAGGATGAGGCAGGAAGCTCTTACCCAACTGAAAATGGGGCTAAGGGAAAATGAATCGATGCCGGAGCAGTCCGTCGAGCTGATCCCCTTGGAGGAGGAGTACGATAAGAAAGTTAGTGAAGAGGCAAGGGCCTTGAACTTAAAGGCCAAGCTACGCGCTAGCGGTACGACGTTCTATGTTAAAGACGTCGATAATCTAATTCGGCAGGGGTGGCAGCCGAGGCTACCACCGGGCTTTGTTATATCCAGTAGCACGCTCAAAATCTGGCCGGCGGAGATGATCAGACTTGATGGCCGAGACCTGGTCTTCCTCGTGCGAGTACAAGCGAAAGCAGTGGCCCAAATCAATGAAGACCGTATCCGACAGAGCCTGCGTTGGAAGACAGTATATGAAGCGAAGTATTATTTATCCAGATCTGCAATCTTGGCCAAGGAAGCGGAGGTTCGGATCGAGCCAGGTTGGGGGAAGAGAGCTTTACGGATACGAGTGCTGGTCGAGGGTGAGGCCACGGGTGTGGAATAG
- the ruvX gene encoding Holliday junction resolvase RuvX — MRLLGLDVGDRRIGVAVGDVVLSFARPVTVIQRVSLKRDLALIANLVQEYGIEAIVIGVPKHMKGTIGEQAEKALSFGEHLRQHLGIEVVFWDERLTTVAAEKMLIAAGVKRTERKKKIDAAAAALMLQSYLDYLNRITKQPD, encoded by the coding sequence GTGCGTCTACTGGGATTAGATGTCGGTGACAGGAGAATAGGCGTGGCAGTCGGCGATGTTGTGCTCTCCTTTGCTCGGCCCGTAACGGTGATCCAGCGCGTTTCTCTCAAAAGGGACCTGGCGCTGATCGCCAATTTGGTGCAAGAATATGGGATTGAGGCGATTGTCATCGGGGTGCCCAAACATATGAAGGGGACGATTGGCGAACAGGCGGAAAAGGCCCTATCTTTTGGTGAACATCTGCGACAGCATCTGGGGATAGAGGTGGTCTTTTGGGACGAACGATTGACTACAGTGGCGGCGGAGAAGATGTTGATTGCCGCTGGTGTCAAACGAACCGAACGTAAAAAGAAGATTGATGCCGCCGCGGCCGCTCTTATGCTCCAAAGCTATTTGGATTATTTGAATAGAATCACTAAACAGCCAGATTGA
- the rpsB gene encoding 30S ribosomal protein S2, translating into MANLVSMKLLLEAGVHFGHQTRRWDPRMKPYIFTERNGIHIIDLQQTVASLNTAYNFVRDLVMQGGTILFVGTKKQAQESIGEEAKRCGMFYVSQRWLGGMLTNFRTIQGRIRRLEELERLREQGEFERLPKKEARRLEEEMAKLDRLLSGIRGMTDLPGAVFVIDPHRERIAVAEARRLEIPIIALCDTNCNPDEIDYVIPANDDAIRAVKLMCSKIADAVLEGARIREAQLGEAASEEVEPVEIAVTEQIEEVEPIEAVEESAEGIEMEGSTEEAEAFS; encoded by the coding sequence ATGGCCAATTTGGTGTCAATGAAATTGCTTCTGGAAGCTGGGGTGCATTTTGGTCACCAGACGAGACGCTGGGATCCTAGAATGAAGCCCTATATCTTTACGGAGCGTAATGGTATCCATATCATCGACTTGCAACAGACTGTTGCCAGTCTAAACACAGCCTATAACTTTGTACGTGACCTCGTCATGCAAGGGGGGACGATCCTCTTTGTCGGCACCAAGAAACAGGCTCAGGAGTCGATAGGGGAGGAGGCAAAGAGATGCGGAATGTTCTATGTTAGTCAGCGTTGGCTTGGCGGTATGCTCACTAACTTTCGGACAATTCAAGGGAGAATAAGGCGCTTAGAAGAGTTAGAAAGGCTGAGGGAACAAGGCGAATTCGAGCGTCTACCCAAGAAAGAGGCGAGGCGTCTTGAGGAAGAGATGGCCAAGTTGGACCGTCTCCTCAGTGGTATTAGGGGAATGACCGATTTACCTGGGGCGGTTTTCGTTATTGATCCGCATCGAGAGAGGATCGCCGTTGCTGAGGCAAGGCGCTTAGAGATACCAATCATCGCCCTTTGTGATACTAATTGTAATCCGGACGAGATCGATTATGTTATTCCGGCGAATGATGATGCGATTCGGGCCGTTAAATTAATGTGTAGTAAAATAGCCGATGCGGTCCTGGAGGGAGCCCGAATTCGTGAGGCGCAGCTAGGCGAGGCTGCTTCCGAGGAAGTTGAACCGGTGGAGATCGCTGTTACCGAACAGATTGAGGAGGTCGAACCCATAGAAGCCGTTGAGGAGTCCGCTGAGGGGATCGAGATGGAGGGCTCTACTGAAGAAGCAGAAGCTTTTTCCTAG
- the frr gene encoding ribosome recycling factor — protein sequence MVDEVLAEAEGKMHKAIESLRRELAAIRTGRASPGLVERIQVEYYGVPTPLIQLASITTPASEPHVLVIQPWDKNAFSAIEKAILKSDLGLNPVNDGRVIRLIFPKPSEERRRELVRLARKKVEEGRVAIRNCRRDALEDLKDLEKEKLISEDDLRRDQERLQKSTDRSIEESDHIGAKKEEEILEV from the coding sequence GTGGTAGACGAAGTTTTGGCCGAGGCTGAAGGCAAAATGCACAAAGCGATTGAGTCTCTCCGCAGAGAATTGGCCGCCATACGTACCGGAAGAGCTAGCCCAGGGTTGGTCGAACGGATTCAGGTGGAATACTATGGTGTTCCAACACCTCTTATCCAGCTGGCGAGCATAACCACCCCTGCGTCAGAGCCCCACGTGTTAGTTATACAGCCTTGGGATAAGAATGCGTTCTCGGCCATCGAGAAGGCTATTCTCAAGTCTGATCTGGGATTGAACCCCGTTAATGATGGTAGGGTGATCCGCCTAATATTTCCTAAACCAAGCGAGGAGCGACGGAGAGAGTTGGTGCGCCTGGCCCGAAAGAAGGTGGAAGAGGGAAGGGTGGCCATTCGTAATTGTCGTCGGGACGCCCTGGAGGATCTGAAAGATCTCGAGAAGGAAAAGCTCATCTCTGAGGATGACTTGAGGCGGGACCAAGAACGGCTCCAAAAGTCCACCGATCGCTCTATCGAGGAATCTGATCATATCGGCGCGAAGAAAGAGGAAGAGATACTGGAAGTCTAG
- the hslV gene encoding ATP-dependent protease subunit HslV produces the protein MIRATTVVAVKIKDHIAMAGDGQVTIGEVIMKRTARKIRTLYHDQVLAGFAGAVADALTLFEKFEGHLDKHSGNLRKAAVELAKEWRTDRYLRRLEAWLIVANAEHLLVLSGDGEVIEPDDNVVAIGSGGPYAQAAAKALLTHSDLTAPEIARRAMEIAASLCIYTNDNITVLELQPNRVAVGEESRSSDA, from the coding sequence ATGATCAGAGCGACGACGGTTGTGGCTGTAAAAATCAAGGATCACATAGCTATGGCCGGTGATGGTCAGGTTACGATTGGCGAGGTCATTATGAAGCGCACGGCGAGAAAGATTCGTACCCTCTACCATGATCAGGTTCTAGCCGGTTTCGCGGGGGCCGTAGCTGACGCCCTGACCCTCTTTGAGAAATTCGAAGGCCACCTGGACAAGCATAGTGGTAATCTGAGGAAGGCCGCTGTTGAGCTGGCCAAGGAATGGCGGACGGATCGCTATCTACGCCGCCTGGAGGCATGGTTGATCGTTGCCAATGCCGAGCATCTATTGGTGCTTTCCGGTGATGGGGAGGTCATTGAGCCGGATGATAATGTCGTAGCCATCGGTTCCGGTGGCCCATATGCCCAAGCGGCGGCTAAAGCCTTACTAACCCACTCCGATTTAACAGCGCCGGAGATAGCTCGTAGAGCGATGGAGATCGCTGCTTCGCTTTGTATATACACCAATGACAATATCACCGTCTTGGAGCTACAACCGAACCGCGTGGCTGTTGGGGAGGAGTCTCGATCCAGCGATGCTTGA
- the mltG gene encoding endolytic transglycosylase MltG, producing MKKITVILLFLITFSLCTISALTVSRWQATIAESALLHLSSWLDSRPSTDQHPVKFVVKEGETAAAIAENLESQGLIKNRWLFRLMVKVRGVENRLEAGDYELRANMTVNEIIDRLQRGRYVGSLITFPEGWRALEMADAVERRGISSRGDFMRIVTDGRFEADFLASRPKNASLEGYLFPDTYRIPPNITPEQLVQAMLDNFGRHFTPMMRQQAADMGLTIHQVITLASIVEREARMPSERATIASVYLNRLKRGMLLQADPTVQYALVKGSSTERGSYWKKALLYKDLEVDSPYNTYRYGGLPPGPICNPGLAAIKAVLEPAQTDYLYFVAKEDGSHIFARTLEEHAQNVQKYRGAQ from the coding sequence TTGAAAAAAATTACCGTCATCCTTCTTTTCTTGATCACCTTTTCGCTGTGTACGATCAGTGCTCTCACTGTCAGCCGCTGGCAAGCGACGATCGCCGAATCCGCTCTTCTACATCTTAGTAGCTGGCTCGATTCTCGCCCCAGTACTGATCAACACCCAGTAAAATTTGTAGTCAAGGAGGGTGAAACGGCTGCGGCTATAGCCGAGAATCTGGAGTCGCAGGGATTGATCAAAAATCGCTGGCTATTCCGCTTGATGGTGAAGGTGCGCGGTGTAGAGAACCGTCTGGAAGCTGGTGATTACGAGCTTCGTGCTAACATGACGGTAAACGAGATTATTGATCGCTTACAACGGGGTCGCTACGTGGGTTCTCTGATCACCTTTCCGGAGGGCTGGCGGGCGCTGGAAATGGCTGATGCCGTAGAAAGACGAGGTATAAGCTCACGTGGTGACTTCATGCGAATCGTCACCGATGGACGTTTTGAGGCCGACTTTCTGGCCAGCCGGCCGAAGAACGCTTCCCTGGAAGGTTATCTATTTCCTGACACTTACCGCATCCCACCTAATATCACCCCTGAGCAGCTGGTGCAAGCTATGTTGGACAACTTTGGACGACACTTTACGCCAATGATGCGCCAACAAGCGGCTGATATGGGCTTAACTATCCATCAGGTGATAACCCTTGCCTCCATAGTGGAGCGGGAGGCACGTATGCCCAGCGAGCGGGCTACTATTGCCAGCGTTTACCTCAATCGTCTCAAAAGAGGTATGTTGCTTCAAGCAGATCCGACCGTGCAATATGCGTTGGTCAAGGGCAGCTCGACGGAGAGGGGTAGTTATTGGAAAAAGGCACTTCTCTATAAGGATTTAGAAGTTGATTCCCCTTATAATACGTACAGGTATGGTGGATTGCCCCCAGGGCCGATTTGTAACCCCGGGCTGGCAGCCATAAAGGCGGTTCTCGAACCGGCCCAAACTGATTACCTGTATTTTGTAGCTAAGGAGGATGGTTCCCATATTTTCGCCAGGACCCTGGAAGAGCACGCCCAAAACGTGCAGAAGTATAGAGGTGCACAATGA
- a CDS encoding 1-deoxy-D-xylulose-5-phosphate reductoisomerase, which yields MNQTKRVVVLGSTGSIGRQTLQVAKALADHLRVIGLAAGGNAELLLQQVQEFKPRFVYSPSLVQNRTLFRERLSKVNCQLLTMEEMVSQGEVDLVVIATAGKVGLPSTLAAIRAGKRVALANKEVLVMAGEIMMTEAAAHGVDIWPIDSEHSAIWQCLRSEAVMDGLRGNDKITRLVLTASGGALRDYDKPRLAAVSPEEVLQHPTWSMGKKVTVDSATLMNKGLEVIEAHWLFKVDYERITIVLHRQSIVHSLVEFIDGSMKAQLSLPDMRLPIQYALTYPERLPNALPRLDLIEIKQLTFEPIDLDRFPCLRLAGQAGRSGGTYPAVLSAADEESVQMFLSKRIGFLEIATVIEEVLSQHQSIANPTLDEILEADRWSRRKSQEIVGC from the coding sequence GTGAATCAGACAAAGCGGGTAGTTGTTCTTGGTAGTACAGGCTCTATTGGGAGACAGACCCTGCAAGTGGCCAAGGCGTTAGCAGACCATCTGCGGGTGATAGGTCTGGCTGCTGGAGGTAACGCAGAGTTGCTCCTCCAACAGGTCCAAGAGTTCAAACCACGCTTCGTTTATAGCCCTTCTTTGGTCCAGAATAGGACCCTCTTCCGGGAGAGGCTGTCGAAGGTCAATTGTCAGCTGTTGACCATGGAGGAGATGGTCAGCCAGGGTGAAGTTGACCTTGTGGTCATCGCTACTGCTGGTAAGGTTGGCCTTCCCTCCACCCTGGCAGCGATTCGGGCCGGAAAGAGGGTTGCTCTGGCCAATAAGGAGGTGCTGGTCATGGCTGGTGAGATCATGATGACGGAGGCCGCGGCCCATGGCGTAGATATTTGGCCGATTGATAGCGAGCATAGTGCTATTTGGCAATGCTTGCGCAGTGAAGCGGTTATGGATGGCCTGCGTGGTAATGATAAGATAACTCGTCTCGTTCTGACCGCCTCGGGCGGTGCCTTACGTGATTACGACAAGCCCAGGTTGGCTGCGGTGAGCCCCGAAGAGGTGTTACAACACCCTACCTGGTCTATGGGTAAGAAGGTGACCGTGGATTCGGCGACCCTTATGAATAAAGGTCTAGAGGTGATCGAGGCCCACTGGCTTTTCAAGGTGGATTATGAACGGATCACGATCGTGCTCCACCGGCAGAGTATAGTTCACTCTCTAGTGGAGTTCATAGATGGCTCAATGAAAGCCCAATTGAGCTTACCTGATATGCGTTTGCCAATCCAGTATGCTCTTACTTACCCGGAGCGTTTGCCTAATGCGCTGCCGCGCCTCGATCTTATCGAGATCAAACAATTGACTTTTGAGCCGATCGATCTGGATCGTTTTCCCTGTTTGCGTCTGGCCGGTCAAGCAGGGCGATCGGGAGGCACCTATCCGGCCGTACTAAGTGCGGCAGATGAGGAATCTGTCCAGATGTTTCTGTCCAAAAGAATCGGCTTTTTAGAGATCGCGACGGTCATCGAGGAAGTGTTATCCCAACACCAGTCCATAGCTAACCCTACCTTGGATGAGATCCTAGAGGCCGATAGGTGGTCCCGTCGTAAGAGCCAGGAGATAGTAGGTTGCTGA